CAAACAAGTACACTTTAGTACTTTGATTGTCAGTCAAATTGAAACAGTACTACAGAGCCACAGAAATGACAAAGACTAATAACATCCGTGCATCCTGATTTTATGCTTCAATTAAACATACATGTGCTGCTCCACCATTTGCTTAAATTGTTTGCAACTATCAGTGTGAATCATTAGCATGTCTACAGTGTTTTTCATCATGCGTTAGCATTAACTAGCCAAAGGCAAATTATTTTGATTGCTTGTAAAAAATGGTGTGTAACTCTCTTCTTGTTTCACTTTGTTTAGTGGTGTGCCAAGAGATTTTTCtaaatatgtgccttggctcaatgaAGGTAGGGAAACACCGCCTTACCACTACTAAAATGTGTGCTCAAATGACTTTGCCAACTGTCAAGGAAtgacagaatttgtgttttgcgCATACATTGTATTTACTTCATGGTCATGAAATGCGTGTGCACTTCACAGACTGTATGTTATGGCAACAATTGAGGCCATGTCTGGGGctctggaaaacaaaaacatactgcTTTTCCACATACAGAGACTCCTCGGACACTCTGACTTTCTCACAACCCTCTGGAGGTTCTCTCTTGAACGTGTAACTGTTGTTGGGCCGCGGAGAGGCGGCATATTTTGGCAGCGGTGAGCAGGGGCCCAGCTCTGAGGACATACACATTGGAAAAGGTTATACCTACCTATTACATTCACTGCAATTAAGTACAGGACTTGAATTAGTACACAAGAATATGTATTTCTACTCAAGTTTGTGTCTGCACATCTCATTGTTAGAATAGGCCACATTGGCACATGTGATTATCTCGGTGACTTGAGCTATGGCGTTCGTTCCCTTTCTTTTACTGGCGTTCCTTTCTCTGTAACACTCTTTGCACACACATAGCATGAGTTGAGACTACAAGGTCACACATTATCACACAGAGGAGGAATCCTGGAGGTGGGGGCAGAGAAGGCTGCACAGCTGTGTCTCGATCTTTCTGGCATACATGAAATATTTAAACTGAGAAGGCCTCCTGGTCAGTACTATTAGCATAGTGAGTATTAAAGATAAAAGAAGTGGGACAAatcatcacctttgtcctcataggGGCTGCCCCGACCGCCAACCGCGTCGTTGAGGACGCTGAGGTAGGATGGTGAGATGGAGTCGGggcggctgctgctgttgctgtggcTCCCGCTCAGGCCGCCCCCCGAGGGGGTCTGCGTGTCGATGCTGCGAGTACTGCTGCTGCGCCGCGGTGGGACGGGAGGTGGCGCGCGGTGCCCGTCCGGAACGTCCTGTGGCTATCAAGCCAACACAAACAAGGCACAGTGTTCAGGCAAGATTGACTGATTTATGTTTGTGCCACACTTGTTCAGTAGAATTTGGCGACATCGTAGAAAAGCCGTAAAAGCCGGCAAGTCCAACTGTTTTTCAAAGTGTTAGACGGATGTCACCCACAGCGATGGCCTCATCCTTCTCGGGGGTGTCTCGAATGATGATGCGCTCAATCTCCTGGTTGAGACCCTCCACACTGTTGCGGAAACGAGGAGCGGAGGACTTGGCTATGGGGATGGGGATCAAAATGGTCTTGGGCATGGGCCCCTGCGGAAGGCACACACGAAACGTCAAAAGAAGAAAAGTAGGGAAACTCCTCCTGTTTATAATGATTTCAAACATTCTCCTTAAAGATAAAAAATGTCCAATGACTGCAACAGTCAGGATGTATAACTTCAATGCACTTCCATGAGACCGATTACTACTTTCCACGTGGGCACTATTGCTCACCTGCGACTGCATGATGGTATGGCTGCCATTGAAAGGTGATTTGCGCTCTTTGTCCCTCCGATGACGGCTGCTCCGCTTGCTGCGCTGGAGTTGCTGACGCAGCTTGGCGATCTGAACGACACATTTGCTTCTCACTTTCATTCTCTCTTTATATTTTCAATGGAAAATTACAAAATGAAAGTTTGTAACGACCTCCTTGAGCTGATCGGTGCTCCCGCAGGAGGCCGAACGCTTGTGAGAACCACGCCTCCTCTCATCTGCCCAGGCCCTGGGGGTCTGACACACAAAATAATAGTCAACACTCAAGTACAGTAGGACCTTGACTTCCAAGTTGCGCTTGAACAAGGTTTACCTGTGTGGCCTTGTCCCTCATGTAGGAAAGGTGTTGGTGCTGGCAGTCGTCCTGAGGCCAAGGACCTTCCAGGTGAGTGCCAGCGGTCGCGccctgtgagggccacagctGGGCGAGATGGTGAGGAACAGACAGGAGAATGAGGACGGACGCTTCCAAGGGTGGCTGAAGGGGAGGACGGATGATTTAGTTTAAGGCCACTGATGATTTCTGAGGAAGGAGAGTAGGAGGTGGAAGGTTGTCCTGGAAATGTAAACATGACATTGCCCACCTGCTTAGTTAGTCGGCT
This region of Syngnathus typhle isolate RoL2023-S1 ecotype Sweden linkage group LG2, RoL_Styp_1.0, whole genome shotgun sequence genomic DNA includes:
- the fam117ba gene encoding protein FAM117B isoform X2, translated to MRDKATQTPRAWADERRRGSHKRSASCGSTDQLKEIAKLRQQLQRSKRSSRHRRDKERKSPFNGSHTIMQSQGPMPKTILIPIPIAKSSAPRFRNSVEGLNQEIERIIIRDTPEKDEAIAPQDVPDGHRAPPPVPPRRSSSTRSIDTQTPSGGGLSGSHSNSSSRPDSISPSYLSVLNDAVGGRGSPYEDKELGPCSPLPKYAASPRPNNSYTFKREPPEGCEKVRVSEESLPKSLQQVPPFLCPDRNKVNFIPNSGSAFCLVSILKPLLPAPDLNFRSGVGLRSLSPSLVPLSTQPCLLEEPESF
- the fam117ba gene encoding protein FAM117B isoform X1: MLLCAPRIYSPLQPPLEASVLILLSVPHHLAQLWPSQGATAGTHLEGPWPQDDCQHQHLSYMRDKATQTPRAWADERRRGSHKRSASCGSTDQLKEIAKLRQQLQRSKRSSRHRRDKERKSPFNGSHTIMQSQGPMPKTILIPIPIAKSSAPRFRNSVEGLNQEIERIIIRDTPEKDEAIAPQDVPDGHRAPPPVPPRRSSSTRSIDTQTPSGGGLSGSHSNSSSRPDSISPSYLSVLNDAVGGRGSPYEDKELGPCSPLPKYAASPRPNNSYTFKREPPEGCEKVRVSEESLPKSLQQVPPFLCPDRNKVNFIPNSGSAFCLVSILKPLLPAPDLNFRSGVGLRSLSPSLVPLSTQPCLLEEPESF